One genomic window of Anaerolineales bacterium includes the following:
- a CDS encoding ABC transporter ATP-binding protein: MTAGRNAAPPPAANEPIISVSGLVKRFAQITAVDGISFQVNRGEIFGLLGPNGAGKTTTINILTGLARPDSGTVRIAGLDCSRDPKAAQHLIGVVPDESNLYPELSGFENLCFCAALYGMRKEERRTGARGLLEAFDLAGAAGRKVAGYSRGMRRKLTIAAGLIHRPSILFLDEPTTGIDVASARRIRGRIRDLRRDGTTVFLTTHYIEEAERLCDRIAFLVGGRIVLEDSVPRLLQPLQNKHLLVLTVPGADGALCARLAEAFPEYGVTADGDGGVRIEAAAAIPLAPLVDYLAERGLDVTEARRLHPSLEEVFVRVTGLQAESMRKEKEKGGGGGE, from the coding sequence ATGACCGCCGGCAGGAACGCCGCGCCTCCGCCGGCCGCAAACGAACCGATTATCTCCGTTTCGGGGCTGGTCAAGCGGTTCGCACAAATCACCGCGGTCGACGGCATCTCCTTCCAGGTCAACCGCGGGGAGATCTTCGGTTTGCTGGGGCCGAACGGGGCCGGCAAGACCACGACGATCAACATCCTCACCGGCCTGGCCCGCCCGGATTCGGGCACGGTCCGCATCGCCGGATTGGATTGCAGCCGCGACCCGAAGGCGGCCCAGCACCTGATCGGCGTCGTCCCCGACGAGAGCAACCTCTACCCGGAGCTCAGCGGCTTCGAGAACCTGTGCTTCTGCGCCGCCCTCTACGGGATGCGCAAAGAAGAGCGCCGGACGGGTGCGCGCGGACTGCTTGAGGCCTTCGACCTGGCCGGGGCGGCCGGGCGCAAGGTCGCCGGCTACTCGCGGGGGATGCGGCGCAAACTGACGATCGCCGCCGGGCTGATCCACCGCCCGTCCATACTCTTCCTCGACGAGCCCACCACCGGGATCGACGTCGCCAGCGCCCGCCGGATCCGCGGGCGGATCCGGGACCTGCGCAGGGACGGGACGACCGTTTTCCTGACCACCCACTATATCGAAGAAGCGGAACGGCTGTGCGACCGGATCGCCTTCCTCGTCGGCGGCCGGATCGTCCTCGAGGACAGCGTGCCGCGCCTGCTCCAGCCTCTGCAGAACAAGCACCTGCTGGTTCTGACCGTCCCGGGAGCGGACGGTGCGCTCTGCGCGCGGCTGGCGGAGGCGTTTCCGGAATACGGCGTCACGGCCGACGGCGACGGCGGAGTGCGCATCGAAGCCGCGGCCGCCATTCCGCTGGCCCCGCTGGTGGACTACCTGGCGGAGCGCGGGCTGGATGTGACCGAGGCCCGCCGCCTGCACCCTTCGCTGGAAGAGGTGTTCGTGCGCGTGACGGGCCTGCAGGCGGAGTCGATGCGGAAGGAAAAGGAAAAGGGCGGAGGAGGCGGAGAATGA
- a CDS encoding ABC transporter permease — translation MKRWIAFWNILWKDMRAYYLKPPNISWGLIFPLAWAGMFFLRSGTGPENIRSILPGMMAVSILFGTTSMLSVTVTFEKKHRSFERLLLAPIPLWLLMLAKTGGAVFFGILNAFIPALLAALLTDLTGVDWPLALAAVILIALASTFLGLFIAVSVSEVFEAQTFSNFFRFPMIFLCGLFLPVASLPVYLQPLSYLLPLTYGVDILHGAIRGENALAYPLSFGLIALFGVGLFLASLRNIYRRWIL, via the coding sequence ATGAAGCGCTGGATCGCGTTCTGGAACATCCTCTGGAAAGATATGCGCGCCTATTACCTCAAGCCGCCCAACATCAGCTGGGGGTTGATCTTCCCGCTCGCCTGGGCGGGGATGTTCTTCCTCCGTTCCGGCACGGGGCCAGAGAACATCCGCTCGATCCTGCCCGGGATGATGGCGGTCTCGATCCTGTTCGGCACCACCTCGATGCTGTCCGTCACCGTCACCTTCGAAAAGAAGCACCGATCCTTCGAACGCCTGCTGCTCGCGCCCATTCCGCTCTGGCTGCTCATGCTGGCCAAAACCGGCGGCGCGGTTTTCTTCGGGATCCTCAACGCCTTCATCCCGGCCCTGCTGGCCGCCCTGCTGACCGACCTTACCGGCGTGGATTGGCCGCTGGCGCTGGCGGCGGTGATCCTGATCGCGCTGGCCTCCACCTTCCTGGGCCTGTTCATCGCCGTCTCGGTCAGCGAAGTGTTCGAGGCCCAGACCTTCTCGAACTTCTTCCGCTTCCCGATGATCTTCCTGTGCGGGCTGTTCCTGCCGGTCGCCTCGCTGCCCGTCTATCTGCAGCCGCTTTCCTACCTGCTGCCGCTGACCTACGGCGTGGACATCCTGCACGGCGCGATCCGCGGCGAGAACGCGCTGGCGTATCCGCTTTCCTTCGGGCTGATCGCGCTGTTCGGCGTTGGATTGTTCCTGGCCAGCCTGCGCAACATCTACCGCAGGTGGATCCTGTAG
- a CDS encoding helix-turn-helix transcriptional regulator — protein sequence MKPSGGMRQVASVLKTISHPSRLAILLAIGNREICVHRLQTLLGGSQSHISQQLMALRRAGVVCARRQNRFVHYRLADPRLLGLIRAAARLKRVGLPKSPAAWKGGCPDRRGKK from the coding sequence ATGAAGCCCTCCGGCGGCATGAGGCAGGTTGCTTCGGTCCTGAAAACCATCTCCCACCCCTCGCGGCTGGCGATCCTTCTGGCGATCGGCAACCGGGAGATCTGCGTCCACCGGCTGCAAACCCTGCTGGGCGGATCCCAATCCCACATCTCCCAGCAATTGATGGCCTTGCGCCGGGCCGGGGTCGTCTGCGCCCGGCGGCAGAACCGCTTCGTCCACTACCGGCTGGCCGACCCGAGGCTGCTCGGCCTGATCCGCGCCGCGGCGCGGCTGAAGCGGGTGGGACTGCCCAAGTCGCCGGCGGCGTGGAAGGGCGGCTGCCCGGACCGCCGCGGAAAGAAGTGA
- the rnk gene encoding nucleoside diphosphate kinase regulator, translating to MSGKPICITEKDLGRLKKLILDSDTTEYRKSPYLERLKEELERAAVVPAGEIPNSVVTMNSTVCLEDLDTGEEETYTLVFPDQADLKLGKVSILAPIGTAMLGYETGDVFEWEVPSGKRKLRVKKVLYQPEAAGDFHL from the coding sequence ATGAGCGGGAAACCGATCTGCATCACCGAAAAGGACTTGGGGCGGTTGAAAAAATTAATCCTGGATTCCGACACCACCGAATACCGCAAGAGCCCGTACCTGGAGCGGCTCAAAGAGGAGCTCGAGCGGGCGGCTGTCGTCCCGGCCGGGGAGATACCCAACAGCGTGGTGACCATGAACTCGACGGTCTGCCTGGAAGACCTGGATACCGGGGAGGAGGAAACCTACACCTTGGTCTTCCCGGACCAGGCCGATCTCAAGCTGGGGAAGGTATCGATCCTGGCTCCGATCGGCACCGCCATGCTGGGATACGAGACGGGGGATGTGTTCGAGTGGGAGGTCCCTTCAGGCAAGCGCAAACTGCGCGTGAAAAAGGTCCTCTATCAGCCGGAAGCCGCGGGGGATTTCCATTTGTAG